A window of Microbacterium hominis genomic DNA:
CGACTTGAGGCCGACGGCGACGCCGGCCGCCTCGAAGCCCTGGGGCGTGGTGACGCTCACGGCGCGACTCCGTTCACTGACAGGCCGGTGCCCTCGGCGAGGCCCAGCGCGATGTTCATGGACTGCACGGCGGCTCCGGCCGTGCCCTTGACGAGGTTGTCGACGGCGGTGACGACGACGACACGGTTCGCGGCGCGATCGATCGCGAGGCCCATCAACGCGGTGTTGGCGCCCACGACATCGGCCGTGCGGGGGAAGGATCCCGCCGGGAGCAGCTGCACGAACGTCTCGTCGCCGTACGCGGACTCCCACGCGGCGCGGATCTGATCGTCACAGGCGCCCGCGGCGATCGGCGCCGTCGAGGTCGCGAGGATGCCGCGGGCCATGGGGACGATCACCGGCGTGAACGAGATCCCGACCGGGCCGGTCGCCCCCGCGCCGACCAGCGCCTGGCGGATCTCGGGGATGTGACGGTGCGTGCCGCCCACCGCGTAGGGGTTGGCGGTGCCGAGGATCTCGCTGGCGAGGAGATTGGTCTTGAGGCTCTTGCCGGCGCCCGAGGGCCCCACGGCGAGCACCGAGACGATGTCCGCGGCGTCGATGACCCCCGCCGCGACGCCCGGCGCGAGGCTGAGGCTGACCGTCGAGGCGTTGCAGCCGGGCGCGGCGATGCGCGTGGCGCCGACGAGGCGGTCGCGCTGCTTCGCTCCGGCGACGGGCAGCTCGGGCACCCCGTACGCCCACGGGTCGTGGAAGTCGCCGCCGTAGAAGGCGTCCCACGCCTCGCGGCTCTCGAGCCGGTGGTCGGCACCCGCGTCGATCACGAGCGGCGTGTCGCCGAGCGCGTCGGTGTACTGGCCGGACTGCCCGTGCGGCAGCGCGAGGAAGACGACGTCGTGTCCGGCGAGGACCTCGGGCGTCGTGTTCTGCAGGGTCAGGTGCGCGAGCGAGCGCAGGTGCGGCTGGTGCTGGATCAGCGGCTGGCCCGCGTTGGAGTGCGCGGTGACCGTGCGGATCTCGACGTCGGGATGTGCGGCGAGGATCCGCAGGATCTCGCCGCCCGCATAGCCGGATGCGCCGGAGACGGCGACCGAAAACGTCATGGATTCAACCTTAGAGTCTGGAACGGGGGGCCGGAGACGGCGACGCCCGCACCCAGGCTCCGTCGCAGAGCCTCGCGGGGTCGCCTAGATTCGGCGGCCGTCCAGACGGAGGCGGCGTCGGCGCGCGGGAGCGACGCTCGGAGCGAGCGCGGCGGGTCCCTGAAGTGCCGAAGGCATGCGCCGACGATAGCGGCCGCGCCGCGGCATCCGCAAATCAGGAGATCAGCGCGTCGATGATCCCCCGCTCGTCGACGCGCGTGAGGCCGGCGCGGCGCTCGCGCGCGAGTCCGCGGGTGCGCTCGTCGTCGAGCGTGCGCGCGAGCGTCTCCCGCAGGGGACGCAGAAGTCCGCCCTCCCGCCGGTACACGTCGATCGAGCGGGTGGCGAACCCCGGCATGTCGGCGGGGAGCCACAGCGGCAGCGAGCGCGGCCCCATCCAGTACGAGACCTCGTGGGCGAGGAGCTGGTCATCGGATGCCGCGACGACTGCCCCGGTGTGGCCGGCCACCTCGCGCGCGAGGTGAAGCACGTCCCGCAGGGCCGTCGACGGGCCGGTGGCGTTGACGACGCCCACCCACTGCCGCGCGCCGAGCCGGCCGACGAAGGCCGCGAGGTCGTCGACGTCGATCACCTGCGTGCGGCGCTCGTCGCCCGGGATGAGCACGGGCCCGTCGCCGGCGAGCGCGAAGCGCGAGACCCAGTAGCCGAAGCGGTCGGTAGGGTCGCCGTCGCCCACGATGAGACCGGGTCGCACGATCGCGGCACGACCGGGCAGGGCTTCGCGCACCGTGTGCTCGGCCGCGGCCTTCGCCCGCGAGTAGTCGTACTCGTCGCCCGGTTGGGCGGGCTCGGCCGTCGGGGCGGACTCGTCGGCGCCCACGACGTCGTTCGCCGCATAGACCGACAGCGAGGAGACGTACGTCCAGTGCCGGGCGCGCCCGGCGAGGGCGTCGACGGCCGCCGCGGCGTGCTCGGGCACCGAGGAGACGTCGACGACCTCGTCCCACTCGCGCTCCGCCAGAGCGTCGTAGGCATCGGGCGCGTCGCGGTCGGCGACGTGGAGCGCCGTGCCCTCCGGCGCCGGGCGGGACCCGCGCGCCACACACGTGACGGCGGCTCCGGCATCCCGCCACAGGGCCGCGATGCGACCGCTCAGCCATCCGGTTCCGCCCAGCACGAGCACTTCGGTCATGGGCCCACCCAAGCAGAGACTGCGGCGGGAACACGGGCGTTCCGCTCACGGCGGAACGCCGGCGTGAGCGTGCAGAACTCCGGAGATCCGCGCTCCTGCCCGGGCCGGCGGATTCGGCCGGCGCCGATGCGGCGCGAAGTTCCGGAGTTCTGCACGCGGGTTCGGCGGCCCCGCCGGCGCTGTCTACTCGCGCAGTGTCGCGCCGAACCGCTCGGCCGCCACGGCGACGCCGGCGAGCTTGGCCTCGGTCGCCTCGGCCGCCGTCAGCGTGCGATCGGCGGCGCGGAAGCGCAGCGCGAACGTGAGGCTCTTCGCACCCTCGGCGACACCCGCACCGCGGTAGTCGTCCACGAGACGAACCGACTCCAGCAGGTCGCCCGCGCCCTCGACCAGCGCGGCGCGCACGTCGCCCGCGGTGACGGATGACCCCACCACCAGCGAGACGTCCTGCGTCGCGGCCGGATAGCCCGAGAGCGAGGCGGCCACGACGCGACCGCCCGCACGCTCCAGCACGCGGTCCAGGTTCAGCTCGGCGACCAGCACGCGGCCGGGCAGATCGGCGTCTGCGGATACGGCAGGCAGCACCTCGCCGACGTACCCGACCTCTTCGCCGTCGACGCTCAGCACACCCGTGCGCCCGGGATGCAGCGCGGCACGCTCCCCCTGGGCGACGTCGATCGTCACACCGGCGGCCGCCGCGATCGTGCGCACGGCATCGAGCGCGTCGACGAGATCGAACGGCTCGGCGGCCACACCCGGCTGCTTGGCGAGGCGGCTGCCGGTCAGCAGCACGGCAACGTGGCGCGGCTGCGGCGGGATGGCCGCATCGAGGTCGGCGAGGGTCGCCGCGTCGGGGCGCACCGCCAGCGGCGGCACGGTCGCCGTGCCGTAGGGCACGCCCGGCGCGGGCAGGAACACCGAGCCGGTCTCGAACAGGGCGAGATCGGTGAAGCCGCGCGACAGGTTGCGGTGGGCGACGCTCAGCAGGCCCGGCACGAGGGTGCGCCGCAGGAAGGGCGCCTGCCCGTCGAGCGGGTTGGCGAGCTTGATGCTCGGCAGGTGCCCGCCCGACGCCGACGCGTGCAGGTCGTTCTGCTCCTCGGTCGTGAAGGGGAACGAGGGCGTCTCGACGAACCCGGCGGCGGCGAGGGCGTTGGCCACGCGCCGACGGCCGTGCTGTGCGGCGGTGAAGCCCCGGCCCGAGGGTGGGACCGGCAGCACCGAGGGGATCTTGTCGAGGCCGTCGATGCGGGCGACCTCTTCGGCGAGCGTCCACTTGTCGGTCAGGTCGGGGCGCCAGGTGGGCGGGGTCACCGACCAGCCGGACTCCTGCGCGCGCACCTCGCAGCCGATCATCTCGAGCGCACCGGTGATGGTGTCGTCGGTGTAGCCGACGCCGATGAGCCCGGGGACGAAGCCCGCGGGCAGCGCGATCGCCGACTGCTCGACGGTCGCGAACAGCGCTCCGCCGACCTCGAGATCATGCGTGCCCCCGGCGAACTCGACCATGAGGTCGGCGACGCGGCGGGCGGCCACGAAGGGGATCGCCGGGTCGACGCCGCGCTCGAAGCGACGGGATGCCTCGCTCGGCAGCTTGTGCCGGCGGGCGGTGCGCGCGATCGAGACGGTGTCGAAGGTCGCCGCCTCGATGAGCACGTTGCGCGTGGCGCCGCTCATCTCGGTGGTGCCGCCGCCCATGACGCCGGCGAGGCCGATCGGACCGGACTCGTCGGTGATGAGGAGGTCGTCGGCGTGGAGCGTGCGCACCTTGCCGTCGAGGGTCTCGAGCTTCTCGCCCGCCGTCGCGCGGCGCACGGTGATGCCGCCGGCGAGCTTGTCGAGGTCGTACCCGTGTATCGGCTGGCCGAGCTCGACCATCACGTAGTTGGTGATGTCGATCAGGATGCCCAGCGACCGGATGCCGGCGAGGGTGAGCCGCGCGACCATCCACGCGGGCGTCGGCTTGGTCGGATCGACGTCGCGCACGATCCGCGCGACGAACTCGGAGGCGCCCACCCGGCCGCGGATCGGCGAGACGTCGTCGACGGCGACCGCGAAGCCCCCGGCCGGCTGCTGGAGCTCGCCCCACGGGCGGTCGGCGGGGTCGCGGAACGCCGCCCCGGTGGCGTGCCCGTACTCGCGGGCGATGCCGCGGATCGAGAGCGCATAGCCGCGGTCGGGGGTGACGTTCACATCGACGGCGACGTCGTCGAGACCCAGCAGAGCGATCGCGTCGGTGCCGACGGGCGCGTCGATGCCGAGCTCGACCAGGCGCAGGATGCCGCTGTGCTCGTCGCCGAGGCCGAGCTCCTTGGCCGAAGCGATCATGCCGTCCGACA
This region includes:
- the argC gene encoding N-acetyl-gamma-glutamyl-phosphate reductase — its product is MTFSVAVSGASGYAGGEILRILAAHPDVEIRTVTAHSNAGQPLIQHQPHLRSLAHLTLQNTTPEVLAGHDVVFLALPHGQSGQYTDALGDTPLVIDAGADHRLESREAWDAFYGGDFHDPWAYGVPELPVAGAKQRDRLVGATRIAAPGCNASTVSLSLAPGVAAGVIDAADIVSVLAVGPSGAGKSLKTNLLASEILGTANPYAVGGTHRHIPEIRQALVGAGATGPVGISFTPVIVPMARGILATSTAPIAAGACDDQIRAAWESAYGDETFVQLLPAGSFPRTADVVGANTALMGLAIDRAANRVVVVTAVDNLVKGTAGAAVQSMNIALGLAEGTGLSVNGVAP
- a CDS encoding NAD-dependent epimerase/dehydratase family protein produces the protein MTEVLVLGGTGWLSGRIAALWRDAGAAVTCVARGSRPAPEGTALHVADRDAPDAYDALAEREWDEVVDVSSVPEHAAAAVDALAGRARHWTYVSSLSVYAANDVVGADESAPTAEPAQPGDEYDYSRAKAAAEHTVREALPGRAAIVRPGLIVGDGDPTDRFGYWVSRFALAGDGPVLIPGDERRTQVIDVDDLAAFVGRLGARQWVGVVNATGPSTALRDVLHLAREVAGHTGAVVAASDDQLLAHEVSYWMGPRSLPLWLPADMPGFATRSIDVYRREGGLLRPLRETLARTLDDERTRGLARERRAGLTRVDERGIIDALIS
- the pheT gene encoding phenylalanine--tRNA ligase subunit beta; the encoded protein is MRVPLSWLREYVDVPADATPDDVLAALVSVGFEEEDVFRFELQGPIVVGEVLEFVEEPQSNGKTIRWCQVRVAPDGQTAADGGDAVHGVVCGARNFFPGDKVVVTLPGAVLPGPFPIAARKTYGHVSDGMIASAKELGLGDEHSGILRLVELGIDAPVGTDAIALLGLDDVAVDVNVTPDRGYALSIRGIAREYGHATGAAFRDPADRPWGELQQPAGGFAVAVDDVSPIRGRVGASEFVARIVRDVDPTKPTPAWMVARLTLAGIRSLGILIDITNYVMVELGQPIHGYDLDKLAGGITVRRATAGEKLETLDGKVRTLHADDLLITDESGPIGLAGVMGGGTTEMSGATRNVLIEAATFDTVSIARTARRHKLPSEASRRFERGVDPAIPFVAARRVADLMVEFAGGTHDLEVGGALFATVEQSAIALPAGFVPGLIGVGYTDDTITGALEMIGCEVRAQESGWSVTPPTWRPDLTDKWTLAEEVARIDGLDKIPSVLPVPPSGRGFTAAQHGRRRVANALAAAGFVETPSFPFTTEEQNDLHASASGGHLPSIKLANPLDGQAPFLRRTLVPGLLSVAHRNLSRGFTDLALFETGSVFLPAPGVPYGTATVPPLAVRPDAATLADLDAAIPPQPRHVAVLLTGSRLAKQPGVAAEPFDLVDALDAVRTIAAAAGVTIDVAQGERAALHPGRTGVLSVDGEEVGYVGEVLPAVSADADLPGRVLVAELNLDRVLERAGGRVVAASLSGYPAATQDVSLVVGSSVTAGDVRAALVEGAGDLLESVRLVDDYRGAGVAEGAKSLTFALRFRAADRTLTAAEATEAKLAGVAVAAERFGATLRE